The DNA region GGAGCGCACAAAAAAGACAATAAACAAAACCGGGAAAAACGATTTGGAATATTCGACCAGGATGGGTTCGCGTGCAGCGGCTTCACGAGCAGACGCATAAGCCTCTTGCGCCTTGGTGTAATCTTCGCGCACCGTTGCCGGTGCTCCGGCCTCAGGCTCGGGCAGTGACCGAAACGAGGCGAATTGTTTATCCACCAGTGAAACGCGCTGTTTGCGCGGTTTGGCCCAGAGAATCGCGTCCAGCAACCACACCAGACCGGTAACCAACACCGCAAGGGTGAGGATCAGGGGAAGATTAATGCTCATTCAATATCCTTGGGGAATTAACTGTCTATTTTCAGGACGGCAAAGAAGGCAGCCTGCGGGATTTCCACATTACCTACCTGTTTCATACGCTTTTTACCGGCCTTTTGTTTTTCCAGGAGTTTCTTCTTACGGGTAGCATCGCCACCGTAACACTTGGCCAATACATCTTTGCGCAGCGCCTTCACCGTGGAGCGGGCGACTACCTGGCCACCAATGGCTGCCTGGATGGCCACATCAAACATCTGGCGTGGAATCAGGTCTTTCATTTTCTCGACCAGTTGGCGCCCCATGTGCTGGGATTTATCGCGATGCACAATAAGCGCCAGGGCATCCACCTTGTCACCATTGATCAATACATCCAGGCGAACCAGCTTGGCAGGCTGGAAACGCAGGAAATTGTAGTCCAGTGACGCAAAGCCACGGCTGACGGATTTGAGGCGGTCAAAGAAATCTGTGACCACCTCATTCATTGGCAACTCATAGCGCACAGCTACCTGGGAGCCGGTGAACTGCAAATCTTTTTGTACACCGCGTTTTTCAACACACAGGGTAATGACATTGCCCAGATGCTCCTGGGGAACCAGGATATTGGCTTCCACAATAGGCTCACGCATTTCATTAATACTGCCCGGATCAGGCAGTTTGGACGGGTTATCAACAAAAATAGTTTCACCCTTGGCGGTTTCAATTTCATAAACCACAGTCGGTGCTGTCGTGATCAAATCGAGATCGTACTCGCGCTCCAAACGCTCCTGGATAATCTCCATGTGGAGCATACCGAGGAAACCGCAACGAAAGCCGAATCCCAGGGCATCAGAGCTTTCAGGTTCATAGAACAGGGAGGCGTCGTTAAGGGTCAGCTTGGCCAGGGCCTCACGGAAAGACTCAAAATCATCGGAACTGACCGGGAACATACCGGCGTAAACCTGGGGTTTGATCTTCTGGAAGCCCGCCAAAGCTTCCACATCCGGGGTTTGCGCATGGGTGATGGTATCGCCCACGGGCGCACCGTGGATGTCTTTAATACCGGCAACGACAAACCCTACCTCACCCGCTTTCAGTTCTTTGAGCTGCAGGGGTTTGGGCGTAAATACCCCCAGGCCATCCACCAGTTGTGACTTACCGATGGTCTTGGCAATAATTTTGTCCTTGAGGCGCAATGTCCCCTGTACGACACGCACCAGGGAAACGACCCCCAGGTAATTATCAAACCAGGAATCAATAATCAGGGCTTGCAAGGGCGCGCCTACATCACCGGTAGGCGGGGGAACCAGGCGCACAAGTTCCTCCAATACATCCTCCATCCCCAAGCCCGATTTGGCGGAACAGCGAACGGCCTCGGTCGCATCCAGGCCGATAATATCCTCAATCTCCTGGGCTACACGATCCGGCTCTGCCTGGGGCAGGTCCATTTTGTTGAGTACCGGAATTACCTCAAGCCCCTGCTCGATGGCCGTGTAACAGTTGGCAACCGATTGGGCTTCAACCCCCTGGGCCGCATCGACCACCAGCAAGGCACCTTCACAGGCCGCCAGGGAGCGGGATACTTCATAGGTAAAGTCGACGTGCCCCGGGGTATCAATAAAGTTCAATTGGTAGGTTTTGCCATCCCTTGCCTTATAGTTAAGGGTCACACTGTGAGCTTTGATGGTGATACCACGCTCGCGCTCCAAATCCATGGAATCAAGGACTTGAGCTTCCATCTCGCGATCGGATAAACCGCCACAAATCTGGATAAAACGGTCGGCAATGGTCGATTTACCGTGGTCGATGTGGGCGATGATGGAAAAGTTACGGATATGGCTCAGGTCAGTCACAGGCGCTAACTACTTAATAAAAATGGAAAAAAGTCCCCTGAATGGGGGGCGGCAAGAATGGCCGGCATTCTAGCCTATTTACCGGGGCCGTGCTATGCGGGGCCACAGACCCCGGATCAGCGCCAAACCGGGCAAGGCCCGGAAACAACAGCGCCGGCTATTTGCCGGCGCTGGCGCAACAAAACCTACGGGCTAACAATACCTACTTGATGGTGACTGACCGGAAAATTGCCCGTCCATCGCGGTAAAAGCGAATCGCCTGGGGCTCATTTTTGGGTAACCCCTTAACAACCTTTTGGTAATCCGCTGAGGATTTGATATCGGTAAATGCCAGTTGGGTGATGATATCGCCTACTTGCAACCCCGCCTCTGCCGCCGGGCTTCCGGATTTAATCTTACTCACCACTACACCCGCCTCCGCACCTCCGCGCCGGGTTTGCTCCAAGGGTGCAATAACCAGCCCTAATACATCTTCTGCGTCCTGTGCCGGCACCCTGGCAGGACGACTGGCCGCTTCTTCCGGCGATACCGGCAGCTTGCCTACGGTAACCCGCAGGGTCTGTTCCTTACCTTTGCGCATGATCACCAGGGGGACTTTCGTATCAGGTGCTGTACGGCCCACCAGGTAAGGCAGGTCACTTGAGGTATGCACCCCCGAACCATTGAACTTGATGATTAAATCCCCTGCTTTCAGGCCCGATTTTGCGGCAGGTCCATCGGGATCAACATCATTAAT from Cellvibrio japonicus Ueda107 includes:
- the lepA gene encoding translation elongation factor 4, whose translation is MSHIRNFSIIAHIDHGKSTIADRFIQICGGLSDREMEAQVLDSMDLERERGITIKAHSVTLNYKARDGKTYQLNFIDTPGHVDFTYEVSRSLAACEGALLVVDAAQGVEAQSVANCYTAIEQGLEVIPVLNKMDLPQAEPDRVAQEIEDIIGLDATEAVRCSAKSGLGMEDVLEELVRLVPPPTGDVGAPLQALIIDSWFDNYLGVVSLVRVVQGTLRLKDKIIAKTIGKSQLVDGLGVFTPKPLQLKELKAGEVGFVVAGIKDIHGAPVGDTITHAQTPDVEALAGFQKIKPQVYAGMFPVSSDDFESFREALAKLTLNDASLFYEPESSDALGFGFRCGFLGMLHMEIIQERLEREYDLDLITTAPTVVYEIETAKGETIFVDNPSKLPDPGSINEMREPIVEANILVPQEHLGNVITLCVEKRGVQKDLQFTGSQVAVRYELPMNEVVTDFFDRLKSVSRGFASLDYNFLRFQPAKLVRLDVLINGDKVDALALIVHRDKSQHMGRQLVEKMKDLIPRQMFDVAIQAAIGGQVVARSTVKALRKDVLAKCYGGDATRKKKLLEKQKAGKKRMKQVGNVEIPQAAFFAVLKIDS